Proteins encoded together in one Porites lutea chromosome 2, jaPorLute2.1, whole genome shotgun sequence window:
- the LOC140928846 gene encoding guanylate-binding protein 7-like, with protein sequence MSGSCAVPLCLPNNCRWDEQTGEYSKAEGERQSLYVVEKALERLRSIKGPVCVVSIAGPCRKGKSYILSKAFDQGEVFPLGHFLDPETMGIWMWVVPEKLKDASGQEFTVVLLDSEGIDAVTSDGSDDHCIFTLTILLASVLIYNSAGVPTRTDLDGLDFIVKLSQRIQLHSSDSTASALQQNDDANLFHKTFPFFIWLLRDVVLALPKDCHNIKEYFLTRVFNSSADSKGEVASKVAESILNFFPGFEAFKLPPPSSDPEVVLNLNREEVQGDVNKSFVRGVEEFKGMLRSKLTPKRSFRDGEYVTGEALAALVNIYVEALNTPGTVPSVQSAWETFVHTKCSEAKAIAIQIYQSAMSSQLDGTLPRESVEIRQVQQAAIEECMVRFQAETVGVSALSSEKYLDELTEHMENGLKHWLEENNRLTRQECHKLLHDLKEQHLDPILRQLSGKDGASVTFAQIIGGYSAIEQGFKTHSRGAKDVCAQMFYEFHPEMQKEMEKHMAHLQQLKDFDETLALEREEKARQEQERRRIEEENARLEEERRTKEKEMELLRIKQEEDRRRLEEQFKADMEAQREQMSNMMAANMDELRKDREAIIQQNQTLKETMGQMHESMEQRNAQMIELQKQITALANRPPPPRPKGPCVIL encoded by the exons GTCCCGTTTGTGTGGTGTCAATTGCTGGCCCTTGTCGCAAAGGCAAATCGTATATCCTCAGCAAAGCATTTGACCAAGGGGAGGTTTTCCCTCTTGGACACTTTCTGGACCCAGAGACGATGGGTATCTGGATGTGGGTTGTGCCAGAAAAGTTGAAA GACGCCAGTGGCCAGGAATTTACAGTAGTGCTGTTGGACTCGGAAGGAATTGATGCGGTGACCAGTGATGGTTCCGATGATCACTGTATATTCACTTTGACCATTTTACTGGCTTCAGTTTTGATTTACAACTCAGCTGGCGTTCCTACCCGGACTGACCTTGATGGACTTGA CTTCATAGTGAAACTTTCTCAGCGAATTCAGCTTCACTCATCTGATTCAACAGCCTCCGCATTGCAGCAGAATGACGATGCAAACCTTTTCCACAAAACCTTCCCATTCTTCATTTGGCTGTTAAGAGATGTTGTGCTTGCACTCCCTAAAGATTGTCACAATATCAAGGAGTATTTTCTGACAAGG GTGTTTAACTCATCAGCAGACTCAAAAGGTGAAGTCGCATCTAAAGTGGCCGAgagcattttgaatttcttcccTGGGTTTGAGGCCTTTAAACTTCCTCCTCCTTCTTCTGATCCAGAAGTTGTATTAAATCTTAATCGAGAAGAGGTGCAGGGTGACGTAAACAAGTCGTTTGTGCGGGGAGTGGAAGAATTCAAGGGGATGCTGAGGTCTAAGTTAACGCCCAAACGCAGCTTTCGTGATGGAGAATATGTAACTGGCGAAG ctctaGCAGCTCTCGTCAATATTTACGTTGAGGCATTGAACACTCCTGGAACAGTTCCCAGTGTACAGAGCGCCTGGGAGACCTTTGTACATACCAAGTGTTCCGAGGCAAAAGCTATCGCCATACAGATCTATCAAAGCGCCATGTCATCTCAGCTAGATGGAACACTGCCTCGTGAGAGTGTCGAGATTCGCCAAGTTCAGCAAGCGGCCATTGAAGAATGTATGGTTAGGTTTCAAGCTGAGACAGTTGGAGTGTCTGCTTTAAGCAGTGAAAAGTACCTGGATGAACTGACG GAGCACATGGAAAATGGCCTGAAGCATTGGCTGGAGGAGAACAATCGTTTAACAAGACAAGAGTGCCACAAGCTGCTGCATGATCTGAAAGAGCAGCATTTGGATCCTATCCTGAGACAGCTCAGTGGGAAAGATGGAGCTTCTGTCACCTTTGCTCAAATAATTGGAGGTTACTCTGCTATTGAGCAAGGATTTAAAACTCATTCTAGAGGAGCCAAGGATGTGTGTGCTCAGATGTTTTACGAGTTCCATCCG GAAATGCAAAAGGAAATGGAAAAACACATGGCGCACTTGCAACAACTGAAAGACTTTGATGAAACTTTAGCCCTAGAGAGAGAAGAAAAAGCCCGTCAGGAGCAGGAAAGGAGAAGGATTGAg GAGGAAAACGCGCGACTCGAGGAGGAACGTCGCACGAAAGAGAAAGAG ATGGAGCTTCTGCGGATCAAACAAGAGGAGGACAGGAGACGCTTGGAAGAACAGTTTAAAGCAGACATGGAGGCTCAAAGGGAACAAATGAGCAACATGATGGCGGCAAACATGGACGAACTGCGAAAGGACAGGGAAGCAATAATTCAGCAGAACCAGACGCTCAAGGAAACAATGGGGCAGATGCACGAGTCTATGGAGCAAAGGAACGCTCAAATGATCGAGCTTCAGAAGCAAATCACTGCACTTGCTAACCGCCCACCTCCACCACGACCGAAAGGTCCTTGTGTTATTCTTTAA
- the LOC140927115 gene encoding melatonin receptor type 1A-like, with product MMNSTQELLALLTISLKNRESWLAILESALYLTVILTAFLGNTLFILAFSNTPSLRSSQNFYLVSLAIADILNAVVCMPITLAVSVKGKWDYSDVICQFQGSLISVFSTVSLLTLCMIAINRYVKITRSAHLYRRLFSKGNVLCSIALSWIVTVFLNYSVYFVSKTVHYFHPGKCLCFVTIDLKDKLGIYSAILYSIVVSVTFNPIVFSYYKVIRKIRAHFVQVRSSSFRDDDSTVAFAEEVKITTMLFATILAFFICWTPSVIIDFYEVIAGYYKLPRQVYMLNIFTYASSSAINPIIYGFMRREFKEGYKRALCFKS from the coding sequence ATGATGAATTCAACTCAAGAACTCTTAGCTTTACTGACCATATCACTCAAGAACAGAGAGAGTTGGCTGGCGATTTTAGAATCCGCCCTCTATTTGACAGTCATATTAACCGCCTTTCTGGGAAATACGTTATTTATCTTGGCATTTAGCAACACGCCATCGCTCCGCAGTTCTCAGAATTTCTACTTGGTATCGCTTGCAATTGCAGATATCTTAAACGCAGTTGTCTGTATGCCCATTACACTTGCGGTGTCCGTTAAAGGAAAATGGGACTACAGTGATGTCATTTGCCAGTTTCAAGGAAGTTTGatttcagttttttcaactgTGTCACTTCTCACTCTCTGTATGATCGCCATTAATCGCTATGTAAAGATTACTCGGTCTGCACATCTCTACAGGAGATTATTCAGCAAAGGGAACGTTTTGTGCTCCATCGCACTATCGTGGATTGTCACAGTTTTTCTCAATTATTCTGTGTACTTCGTCAGTAAAACGGTGCACTATTTTCACCCTGGAAAATGCTTGTGCTTTGTGACAATAGACCTTAAAGACAAACTCGGTATATACAGCGCCATTCTTTATTCAATCGTTGTGTCTGTGACATTTAATCCAATCGTCTTCAGTTATTACAAAGTGATTAGAAAAATTCGTGCACATTTTGTCCAAGTCAGATCTTCTTCCTTCCGTGATGACGACAGCACAGTTGCCTTCGCCGAAGAGGTCAAGATAACAACGATGTTGTTCGCTACCATTCTCGCGTTTTTCATCTGTTGGACTCCATCGGTTATCATAGATTTTTATGAGGTTATTGCTGGATACTACAAACTTCCACGACAAGTCTATATGTTAAACATTTTTACTTATGCAAGCAGCAGTGCAATAAATCCGATAATTTATGGTTTCATGAGAAGAGAATTTAAAGAGGGATATAAAAGAGCCTTGTGTTTTAAGAGTTAA